GAATTctcaaaatttgttaaaaaaaacgcaCGAAAAAGGGTTTTTATTcttatcagatttttttttttatgatgaagATGGCGATTGGTCGTTCGTTTTGTCGCGCCGTAACGCGCGACCGCTGGCGCGCCGCGGCGGCGCTGCTGGCGCTCGCGGCGCTGCTCACCGTGCGCGTGCCGCGCTCCAGCAGCCTGCGCGCCGACTTCCCGCAGCACTCGCCCAGCACCCTCGCGCACTTCCTGGCTGACTTCTCGAACCACCCGCGTCTCTATTCGCACATGTACTCGTAACTTGTCTAATTATCTACTTCAACCCTCGTGAATGTTTCAAGCGCGCTTGTATCCACTTTAATAGTTATACACCAAAAGCAATGAATATCATAGCCCATCATCAATATCGGCATCGTTCACAGCACTGGTTCGTGGGGGGTCGAGGAAGAGATGAACAACTACACTTCTTGGCGCTACGTGGTGTCGTACGAGTGCGGAGCGCGCTGCGCCGGTCGCGTGGAGCTGAGTGCGCACGACGACGCGAGCCAGCATCGCGTACAAGTTCGCGATGCTTGGTGCTCGAAGCTGCCGCTCCTGCCCTGGCCGCAAATATGCCGTGcgtattattagtttaaaagagctgagatggcccagtggttagaacgcgtgcgtcttaaccgatgattgcgggttcaaacccaggcaagcaccactatatatatgtgcttaattgtgtttaataattcatctcatgctcggcggtgaaggaaaacatagtgaggaaacctgcatgtgtctaatttcgtcgaaattctgccacatgtgcattccaccaacccgcattggaacagcgtggtggaatacgttccaaaccctctccttaatggaagaggaggccttatctcagcagtgggaaatttacaggctgttactttactttactttactattattagTTTGCTGTCTTCGTTTTTAATGCGACaaa
This window of the Vanessa cardui chromosome 5, ilVanCard2.1, whole genome shotgun sequence genome carries:
- the LOC124529863 gene encoding uncharacterized protein LOC124529863 — protein: MAIGRSFCRAVTRDRWRAAAALLALAALLTVRVPRSSSLRADFPQHSPSTLAHFLADFSNHPRLYSHITGSWGVEEEMNNYTSWRYVVSYECGARCAGRVELSAHDDASQHRVQVRDAWCSKLPLLPWPQICQTSLTETVITSRSGGGALMEEVSRVQCGALALALAAGCDAAAARRQHLRALRAELARQL